One genomic window of Elusimicrobiota bacterium includes the following:
- a CDS encoding family 10 glycosylhydrolase, whose protein sequence is MRWRDSRCCLTGLAALSLAGCASQPAKRALADAPLGTGLAAIAVAPDPPATFNEQNEMRAGWIVGWRQMVSTAAIDDAMDLAQAAGLNTLFVQARVNGDAYYHSDFVPRAETLSGQPDDFDPLAYALRKGHKKGFQVHAWVNLGVVWRSSTTLPVDPRHIFNAHPDWIMRDAAGKPSFPDPKDPQPGYVEENYWINWNHPDAQRHLVQVIAELSRRYAVDGIHYDFARYPAHMGPRTPGAGYDPVSIRRFQEETGRQPAEHTQEWDEWRLKQITAVLGSCREEIKRARPAAAVSAAVLAAWNLGYGRNFTGYRGWLQSNLLDFAVLMSYFKDPTQNWQSVINARETADSRRIVLGLYMPLLSPEAAARQLLFSREQDLKGFSLFSLDHVDLKDPRSYLARLRALALPPASDTRYQEREPLWNRVAIIDPDHRGFSLRFFSRTGKTKLVVYPRGITSLRFAVNDRKFSPILASGTAPIQIDLSPWLNPFAREVAANHDFTLTVSADGPPDSFAEIFTVDYYNAPPR, encoded by the coding sequence ATGCGCTGGCGCGACAGCCGCTGCTGCCTGACGGGATTGGCCGCGCTATCCCTCGCGGGCTGCGCCTCCCAGCCGGCAAAACGCGCGCTGGCCGACGCGCCTCTGGGCACGGGCCTCGCCGCCATCGCCGTCGCCCCGGACCCTCCGGCGACGTTCAACGAACAGAACGAGATGCGCGCCGGCTGGATCGTGGGCTGGCGCCAGATGGTCTCCACGGCAGCCATCGACGACGCCATGGATCTGGCCCAGGCCGCCGGACTCAACACGTTATTCGTGCAGGCGAGGGTCAACGGCGACGCCTACTACCACTCCGACTTCGTGCCCCGCGCCGAGACTCTGAGCGGACAACCGGACGACTTCGATCCCTTGGCTTATGCTCTGCGTAAAGGCCATAAAAAGGGCTTTCAGGTCCACGCCTGGGTGAACCTGGGAGTCGTCTGGCGCAGCAGCACCACCTTGCCGGTCGATCCGCGGCACATCTTCAACGCCCATCCGGATTGGATCATGCGCGACGCCGCAGGGAAGCCCTCTTTCCCGGACCCGAAAGACCCCCAGCCCGGCTACGTCGAGGAGAACTACTGGATCAACTGGAATCATCCCGATGCCCAACGACACCTGGTCCAGGTCATCGCAGAGCTCTCGCGGCGCTACGCGGTCGACGGCATCCACTACGACTTCGCCCGTTACCCGGCCCACATGGGGCCGCGCACGCCGGGCGCGGGCTACGATCCGGTCTCCATCCGACGATTCCAGGAGGAGACCGGCCGCCAGCCGGCCGAGCATACCCAGGAATGGGACGAGTGGCGTCTCAAACAGATCACTGCCGTGCTGGGATCCTGTCGCGAGGAGATCAAGCGGGCACGTCCGGCCGCGGCGGTGTCCGCCGCCGTCCTGGCGGCCTGGAACCTCGGTTATGGGCGGAACTTCACCGGCTATCGCGGCTGGCTGCAATCGAATCTGCTCGATTTCGCGGTCCTGATGTCTTATTTCAAGGACCCGACCCAGAACTGGCAAAGCGTCATCAACGCGCGCGAGACCGCCGATAGCCGCCGCATCGTCCTAGGCTTGTATATGCCTCTTCTGTCCCCTGAGGCCGCCGCCCGACAACTTCTCTTTTCCAGGGAACAGGACCTCAAGGGGTTCTCCCTCTTTTCCCTGGACCATGTCGACTTGAAAGACCCCCGATCGTACCTGGCCAGGCTGCGGGCGCTGGCCCTCCCGCCGGCGAGCGACACCCGCTATCAGGAACGCGAACCGCTGTGGAACCGCGTCGCGATCATCGATCCCGATCACCGCGGATTCTCTCTGCGCTTTTTCAGCCGCACCGGCAAGACCAAACTCGTCGTCTATCCCCGGGGGATCACCAGCCTGCGCTTCGCCGTCAACGACCGGAAGTTCTCCCCTATCCTGGCGTCAGGGACCGCTCCGATTCAAATCGACTTGAGCCCCTGGCTCAACCCTTTCGCGCGCGAGGTCGCCGCCAACCATGACTTCACCCTGACGGTGTCAGCGGACGGACCGCCGGATTCCTTCGCCGAGATATTCACCGTCGATTACTACAACGCCCCGCCGCGATGA
- a CDS encoding cache domain-containing protein: protein MRRHLVRRGKSVLCLLCAIAFSPGQAAARADPRHLNRYIYEDTRRLVALVEDAADLLEREGSGAFAELGRKGSRWFDDERYFFVYDRDGNCVFHAQEPHLVGENLMDLKDMDGKPVIRMITDVARQPGDRASGWVFYLWEDRVQMSPSAKGAYVRKVNGPDGKVYAIGSGLYNLKMEKEFVRERVTMAAELLRTKGKDRAFAEFRDPGAPFAFLDTFIFVMRMDGRSLLDPAILVHAGRDLSGFQDAMGRYVVREMLEKLAQGEEAWVQYLWPKPGASLPSRKVAYVRKVRVGGEDLVVGADFFMATPIWMRL from the coding sequence ATGCGCCGCCATCTCGTCAGAAGAGGGAAGTCCGTGCTGTGCCTTCTCTGCGCCATCGCATTCTCCCCGGGCCAGGCGGCGGCCCGAGCCGATCCCCGGCACTTGAACCGCTACATCTACGAGGATACCCGGCGCTTGGTGGCGCTGGTGGAGGACGCGGCGGACCTCCTGGAGCGCGAGGGCAGCGGAGCTTTCGCGGAGCTGGGCCGCAAGGGCTCGCGCTGGTTCGACGACGAGCGCTACTTCTTCGTGTACGACCGCGACGGCAACTGCGTCTTCCATGCCCAGGAGCCCCACTTGGTCGGGGAGAACCTCATGGACCTCAAGGACATGGACGGCAAGCCCGTGATACGGATGATCACGGACGTGGCCAGGCAGCCCGGGGACCGCGCCAGCGGATGGGTCTTCTACCTCTGGGAGGACCGCGTCCAGATGAGCCCTTCCGCGAAGGGCGCCTATGTGCGCAAGGTGAACGGCCCGGACGGCAAGGTCTACGCCATAGGCAGCGGTCTGTACAATCTGAAGATGGAAAAGGAGTTCGTGCGGGAGCGCGTGACGATGGCCGCGGAGCTGCTGCGGACCAAGGGCAAAGACCGCGCTTTCGCGGAGTTCCGCGACCCCGGCGCGCCTTTCGCCTTCCTGGATACCTTCATCTTCGTCATGCGCATGGATGGCCGGTCGCTGCTGGATCCCGCGATCCTCGTCCACGCGGGGCGGGACCTCAGCGGCTTCCAGGATGCGATGGGCCGCTACGTGGTCCGGGAGATGCTGGAAAAACTGGCCCAGGGGGAGGAGGCCTGGGTCCAGTATCTGTGGCCCAAGCCCGGCGCGTCTTTGCCGTCGCGCAAGGTCGCCTACGTGCGCAAGGTCCGGGTCGGCGGCGAGGATCTCGTGGTGGGCGCCGATTTTTTCATGGCCACGCCCATCTGGATGAGGCTCTGA
- a CDS encoding purine/pyrimidine permease, translated as MARKPASLIYGVEERPPGWELGLLAVQHIFLMSSTLVLPVVLVREIGGSFGQVQAVVALTMIACGLGTILQALRWRGLGSGFLCPNLCGPNFFAASMSAAWLGGLPLMRGMTIVAGLMEAVFARLVHRLKFLFPPEITGLVVLMVAVSLVPIGTSKFLGVNFTGEPIQGANLLVAALTLAVMVGVNVWGKGKLKLYSVLFGMATGYTLSIAAGLTGAEQLREVAAAPWLALPRLEGMTELSFRWSLAPTFCIVSICGALKSFGNLIMCEMVNDEDWREPDVRRIGDGLLADAACVTVSGLIGGMASDTSASNVALSRASGATSRWIGFAAGALFIALGFSPKLSAVLSIMPMPVMGAILVFVTSFMILSGLQIILSSGADTRRTFVIGIAIIAGLSLDAMPELYAGVPRWIKPLFDSPLTLSTVLAVSLNQVLSLGAKSEEPARGSAQREE; from the coding sequence ATGGCGAGGAAGCCGGCGAGCCTGATCTACGGCGTGGAGGAGAGGCCGCCTGGCTGGGAGCTTGGTCTCCTGGCGGTCCAGCACATCTTCCTCATGTCGAGCACCTTGGTCCTGCCCGTGGTCCTGGTCCGGGAGATCGGCGGCTCCTTCGGCCAGGTCCAGGCCGTGGTGGCCTTGACCATGATCGCCTGCGGCCTGGGCACCATCCTGCAGGCCCTGCGCTGGCGGGGCCTGGGCTCGGGTTTCCTGTGCCCCAATCTCTGCGGGCCGAATTTCTTCGCCGCCTCCATGTCGGCGGCGTGGCTGGGCGGCCTGCCCCTCATGCGCGGCATGACCATCGTCGCCGGCCTGATGGAAGCCGTGTTCGCGCGGCTGGTGCATCGCCTGAAGTTCCTGTTCCCGCCGGAGATCACGGGCCTGGTGGTGCTCATGGTGGCCGTGAGCCTCGTGCCCATCGGCACGTCCAAGTTCCTGGGCGTCAATTTCACGGGCGAGCCCATCCAGGGCGCCAACCTCCTCGTCGCGGCCCTCACTTTGGCCGTCATGGTCGGCGTCAACGTGTGGGGGAAAGGCAAGCTCAAGCTCTACAGCGTGCTCTTCGGCATGGCGACCGGCTACACGCTCTCCATCGCGGCCGGCCTGACCGGCGCCGAGCAGCTCCGCGAGGTGGCGGCGGCGCCCTGGCTGGCCCTGCCGCGCCTGGAAGGGATGACGGAGCTCTCTTTCCGCTGGTCGCTGGCGCCGACCTTCTGCATCGTCTCCATATGCGGCGCGCTCAAGTCCTTCGGCAACCTCATCATGTGCGAGATGGTCAACGACGAGGACTGGCGCGAGCCGGATGTGCGCCGCATCGGCGACGGCCTGCTGGCGGACGCGGCCTGCGTCACGGTCTCGGGGCTCATCGGAGGGATGGCCTCGGACACCTCGGCCTCCAACGTGGCCCTGAGCCGGGCCTCCGGCGCCACGAGCCGATGGATCGGATTCGCGGCCGGCGCCCTTTTCATCGCCCTGGGCTTCTCGCCCAAGCTCAGCGCCGTGCTCTCCATCATGCCCATGCCGGTGATGGGCGCCATCCTGGTCTTCGTGACCAGTTTCATGATCCTCTCCGGCCTGCAGATCATCCTGTCTTCCGGGGCGGACACGCGCCGGACTTTCGTGATCGGAATCGCGATCATCGCGGGGTTGAGCCTCGACGCCATGCCCGAGCTTTACGCTGGCGTCCCGCGCTGGATCAAGCCGCTGTTCGATTCTCCCTTGACGCTGAGCACGGTCCTGGCCGTCTCCTTGAACCAGGTCCTGAGCCTGGGCGCGAAGAGCGAGGAGCCCGCGCGGGGCAGCGCGCAGCGCGAGGAATGA
- a CDS encoding methyltransferase domain-containing protein, with product MMPDLARIYDAAFFKEWGPENSDYVRSAQIITDEIDRQFHPGRIADLGCGGGVFSHLFASRGVDVLSIDGVLPPPDQSFPARIHKQDLTEPFENIWGAFDLVLCLEVAEHIPEPLCGVFLDNLIRFSGTILLSAARPKQGGLHHVNEQPKRYWVRRLAERRYAYSRPRTGRLEAAFRALRPPCMWMACQISVYERMPAGVAPARSLPFSVKPPQRPPIGAK from the coding sequence ATGATGCCCGATCTGGCTCGGATATACGATGCGGCCTTCTTCAAGGAGTGGGGCCCTGAGAACTCGGACTATGTCCGCTCGGCGCAGATCATCACGGATGAGATCGACCGTCAGTTCCATCCCGGACGGATCGCGGACCTCGGCTGCGGGGGCGGCGTCTTCAGCCACCTGTTCGCCTCGCGCGGCGTGGATGTCCTCTCCATCGATGGAGTGCTCCCGCCCCCCGACCAGTCATTCCCGGCCCGGATCCACAAGCAGGACCTGACCGAGCCCTTCGAGAACATCTGGGGCGCATTCGACCTCGTCCTCTGCCTCGAGGTGGCCGAACACATCCCCGAGCCGCTGTGCGGCGTGTTCCTGGACAACCTGATCCGTTTCAGCGGCACCATCCTCCTCTCCGCGGCCCGCCCGAAGCAGGGCGGCCTCCACCACGTCAACGAGCAGCCCAAGCGCTACTGGGTGCGCAGGCTGGCCGAGCGGCGCTATGCCTATTCCCGCCCCCGGACCGGACGCCTGGAGGCGGCCTTCCGCGCGCTGCGCCCGCCCTGCATGTGGATGGCCTGCCAGATCAGCGTCTACGAGAGGATGCCCGCCGGCGTCGCGCCAGCGCGCTCCCTGCCGTTCTCCGTCAAGCCCCCGCAGCGGCCGCCGATCGGGGCGAAGTAG
- a CDS encoding caspase family protein: MGYIPGRPGAAAQGGATGRLLTVFAAALLALPGCSGPPLMVGRPGALLPEPAPNMAFAAIEGDPSEPTFCVASVSGPIDLEFYLVETGRFRDLRLRSQDRSGCAVFLHVGVDGGSTFANGWIKAHSAFTGEQFWEARGKGGFGRSVFPELIRALRLAFQPGRPAFEQLAQSKAKGQSQVASAPAAAPAAAEIVSDVDQAPSTARVRIKGHAVIIGVSRYRQALPRADFADRDAQAMARYAKGVLGYPDANVAVLVDDGASKSDFEKYLERWLPNRVEADDEVFVYFSGHGAPKPSTGDAYLVPFDGDPTYLDETGYSLKRLYAALAKLPAKRTTVVLDSCFSGAGGRSVIAQGTRPLVTVKLSSVPERITVISAGAAEQVSNSFRQQGHGLFTYFFLKGLQEKGADLKEVFAYLKPEVTRVARQEYNADQEPQWREGR, from the coding sequence ATGGGATATATCCCCGGCCGACCAGGAGCTGCAGCGCAGGGAGGGGCGACGGGGAGGCTTCTCACGGTCTTCGCCGCGGCTCTTCTGGCCCTGCCAGGCTGCTCCGGACCGCCGCTCATGGTCGGACGGCCGGGCGCGCTTCTGCCCGAGCCCGCGCCCAACATGGCTTTCGCGGCGATCGAAGGTGACCCGAGCGAGCCCACCTTCTGCGTGGCCAGCGTCTCGGGCCCGATCGATCTGGAATTCTATCTAGTCGAGACAGGGAGGTTCCGGGACCTGCGGCTGCGGTCGCAGGATCGTTCCGGCTGCGCCGTGTTCCTCCACGTCGGGGTGGACGGAGGGAGCACCTTCGCGAACGGTTGGATCAAGGCGCACTCCGCCTTTACGGGCGAACAGTTTTGGGAAGCGCGGGGCAAAGGCGGCTTCGGCCGCTCTGTCTTTCCCGAGCTGATCAGGGCCCTGAGGCTGGCCTTCCAGCCCGGACGCCCGGCTTTTGAGCAACTGGCGCAGAGCAAGGCCAAAGGCCAAAGTCAGGTCGCCTCCGCTCCCGCCGCTGCGCCGGCCGCGGCGGAGATCGTATCGGACGTCGACCAGGCGCCGTCCACCGCGAGGGTCCGGATCAAGGGCCACGCCGTCATCATCGGCGTCTCGCGGTACCGCCAGGCCCTGCCGCGCGCCGACTTCGCCGACCGGGACGCCCAGGCGATGGCTCGGTATGCCAAAGGTGTCCTCGGGTATCCGGACGCGAACGTGGCGGTGCTCGTCGACGACGGCGCCTCGAAGAGCGACTTCGAGAAGTACCTGGAGCGCTGGCTTCCCAACCGGGTCGAAGCGGACGACGAGGTGTTCGTCTATTTCTCCGGCCACGGCGCGCCCAAGCCCAGCACCGGCGACGCCTACCTCGTCCCGTTCGATGGGGACCCGACTTATCTCGACGAGACGGGCTACTCGCTCAAGCGGCTCTATGCCGCGCTCGCCAAGCTCCCGGCGAAGCGGACGACCGTGGTCCTGGATTCATGCTTCAGCGGCGCCGGCGGCCGTTCGGTCATCGCGCAGGGGACGCGGCCGCTGGTCACCGTCAAATTGTCCTCGGTCCCGGAGCGGATCACCGTGATCTCCGCCGGCGCGGCGGAGCAGGTCAGCAATTCCTTCCGGCAGCAGGGCCACGGCCTGTTCACCTATTTCTTCCTGAAGGGCTTGCAGGAGAAGGGCGCCGACCTCAAGGAGGTCTTCGCGTACCTCAAGCCCGAGGTCACCAGGGTCGCGCGGCAGGAGTACAATGCCGACCAGGAGCCGCAGTGGCGGGAAGGCCGATAG
- a CDS encoding glycosyl hydrolase translates to MICLDGHESELSAACRSARTVPGASHIHPAPAAPPAAEQPPAAPAAKSAAVVSGPMAARRAQVLAYIAGLPKRANKKVLSGQHAGDSQPAQNPFCAQSGYAKFIDALAASTGKRVAIAGGAYDALMPSPAPLRRLLAVNAVMKAHWDRGGLVELGVAAHNPWTGGPANDPKLNGHRLVEAVTPGTAANKAWMRQLDDFAAALADLQDSGVVVLWRPFPEFNGDWFWWGAAPDGADYVALWRHMHDYLVGTKKLDNLIWVWAATREAGPWVQPIDKYYPGDAYVDIVGIDIYNDTLDGAAVKAYRELSRHGKPFALAEYGPDNKTTTKTGALDLTTLISQIKAVMPDVVYFKTWADYTGPAGNMYWSLLSNQKAAELLSDPWVANADDLPRFGRALQRPGP, encoded by the coding sequence ATGATATGTCTCGACGGGCACGAATCCGAGCTCTCCGCCGCCTGCCGCAGCGCGAGGACAGTGCCCGGCGCAAGCCACATCCACCCGGCTCCCGCAGCCCCGCCCGCTGCGGAGCAGCCGCCGGCAGCACCCGCCGCCAAATCGGCCGCCGTCGTCTCCGGGCCGATGGCCGCTCGCCGCGCCCAGGTCCTGGCCTATATCGCCGGCCTGCCCAAGAGGGCGAATAAGAAGGTCCTCTCAGGACAGCATGCCGGGGATTCTCAGCCGGCTCAAAATCCATTCTGCGCGCAGTCCGGTTACGCGAAATTCATCGACGCCCTGGCGGCCTCCACGGGCAAGCGCGTCGCCATAGCGGGAGGAGCCTATGACGCGCTCATGCCTTCTCCGGCGCCGCTGCGCCGCCTGCTCGCGGTCAATGCGGTCATGAAGGCGCACTGGGACCGGGGCGGCTTGGTGGAGCTAGGCGTCGCCGCCCACAATCCCTGGACCGGGGGGCCGGCCAACGACCCCAAGTTGAACGGACATCGCCTCGTCGAGGCGGTCACACCCGGCACTGCCGCCAACAAGGCCTGGATGCGGCAGCTCGACGACTTCGCGGCCGCTCTGGCCGATCTGCAGGACTCCGGCGTCGTCGTGCTTTGGCGTCCCTTCCCTGAGTTCAACGGCGACTGGTTCTGGTGGGGGGCCGCGCCGGACGGCGCAGATTACGTCGCCCTGTGGCGGCATATGCACGACTACCTCGTCGGAACCAAGAAGCTCGACAACCTGATCTGGGTCTGGGCCGCCACGCGCGAAGCGGGCCCCTGGGTCCAGCCGATCGACAAATATTATCCGGGCGACGCCTATGTCGACATCGTGGGCATCGACATCTACAACGACACGCTCGACGGAGCCGCCGTCAAGGCCTACCGGGAGCTGTCGCGCCATGGCAAGCCCTTCGCCCTGGCCGAATACGGCCCCGACAACAAGACGACGACCAAGACCGGCGCGCTGGACCTGACCACGCTGATAAGCCAGATCAAGGCGGTCATGCCGGATGTGGTCTACTTCAAGACCTGGGCCGACTATACAGGCCCCGCCGGGAACATGTACTGGTCGCTCCTATCGAACCAGAAGGCGGCAGAGTTGTTGTCGGATCCCTGGGTGGCCAACGCGGACGATCTGCCGAGATTCGGACGAGCTCTCCAGCGGCCCGGTCCCTGA